One genomic region from Alosa alosa isolate M-15738 ecotype Scorff River chromosome 12, AALO_Geno_1.1, whole genome shotgun sequence encodes:
- the LOC125304312 gene encoding elongation of very long chain fatty acids protein 7-like yields MASFSYTSVIQLYDEWLKKGDPRVGDWLLMSSPLPQTVITIAYLCFVISLGPQLMENHKPFDLKKAMFIYNICISFFCLYMFYEFLMSGWATGYSYRCDIVDYSNSPKALRMAQTCWLYYFSKFIEMLDTVDFIFSFSCPYRKKTVQLTFLHIYHHIVAAYTWWFVVKFAAGGMSTFHALINCAVHVLMYSYYALAALGPAYQKYLWWKKYMTVIQLTQFVMVIIHLSQFFFIEDCRFQVPLILYILYLLEFIFLGLFLDFYYHAYMKGKRKAKVALV; encoded by the exons ATGGCTTCCTTTTCCTACACATCAGTTATCCAGCTCTATGATGAGTGGCTCAAGAAAGGAG ACCCGCGGGTGGGAGACTGGCTGCTGATGTCTTCTCCATTGCCCCAGACTGTCATCACTATAGCATACCTCTGCTTCGTCATTTCTTTGGGCCCACAGTTAATGGAGAACCACAAGCCCTTTGATCTTAAGAAAGCCATGTTCATCTACAATATCTGCATAAGTTTTTTCTGTCTCTATATGTTCTATGAG TTTCTCATGTCTGGTTGGGCAACTGGATATTCTTACAGGTGTGACATTGTTGACTACTCCAATTCTCCCAAAGCTCTTCGG ATGGCACAGACTTGCTGGCTGTACTACTTCTCCAAGTTTATTGAGATGTTGGACACGGTGGATTTCATTTTTAGCTTTTCTTGCCCTTA TCGGAAAAAGACGGTTCAACTTACATTCCTTCATATCTACCATCACATTGTGGCAGCGTACACCTGGTGGTTTGTTGTCAAATTTGCTGCAG GTGGCATGAGTACCTTTCATGCCCTGATAAACTGCGCTGTGCACGTCCTCATGTACTCCTACTATGCCCTCGCTGCCCTGGGACCTGCctaccagaagtacctctggtGGAAGAAGTACATGACCGTTATTCAACTG actcaattTGTAATGGTGATTATACACCTCAGCCAATTCTTCTTCATAGAGGACTGCCGTTTCCAGGTCCCCTTGATACTGTACATTTTATACCTGTTGGAATTCATCTTCCTGGGGCTGTTCCTTGATTTCTACTACCATGCCTACATGAAAGGCAAGAGGAAGGCAAAGGTTGCACTTGTATAG